The following coding sequences lie in one Deltaproteobacteria bacterium genomic window:
- a CDS encoding nucleoside:proton symporter, with product VWLTGIPWSEAHAAGELMGTKIVLNELLAYLDMAALPAETLSRRSLAIMTYAMCGFANIGSLGILIGGLTNLAPERSAEIVELGPRSIVAGVLATMMTGAVIGVLW from the coding sequence TGGTCTGGCTGACCGGGATTCCCTGGTCCGAAGCCCACGCGGCCGGAGAGCTGATGGGCACCAAGATCGTGCTCAACGAGCTTCTGGCCTATCTGGACATGGCGGCCCTGCCAGCCGAGACCCTGTCCCGCCGCAGTCTCGCCATCATGACCTACGCCATGTGCGGCTTCGCCAATATCGGCAGCCTGGGCATCCTCATCGGCGGCCTGACCAACCTCGCCCCGGAGCGATCCGCCGAAATCGTCGAACTGGGGCCGCGTTCCATCGTGGCCGGGGTGCTGGCCACGATGATGACGGGTGCCGTGATCGGCGTATTGTGGTAA